Below is a genomic region from Methanotorris formicicus Mc-S-70.
CTATCTATCCCATATCCTTGAATTAATTCAAATAGTTAAAATCAGACCCTAGGGGGATGGAAACTAAATTCATCAGTTGCATCTATGAATGCTTTTGCATCAAATAGTTAAAATCAGACCCTAGGGGGATGGAAACATTCTTTTATTAAAACTAAAAGAACAGGAAAGAAGAGTTATTTTTTTCTGTATGTTTCAGGTATATTTTCAAAATTGTAGATATGGATGGTTTCGGTTCAATGGGTTATTTTTTCTGTATGTTTCAGGTGTATCAACTCCCAACAACCTAATCTTCCATAATTCTCCATTAACGTTCACATAAACAGTGTCTCCATCCACAACTTTAACGACCTTTCCATAATAATGTTCATGAGTATTTACAAAATTAGAGGTATCTGAATTACTGTCATGAAAATTATTATTATGGAGTTCAATACATCCTCCTAAAAAAACAAAAATAAGCAACATTAATATTATTGAATATATTTTAGGTTTCATACTTCCTCCAAATGGTATTTAGTTTAATCTTTTTAAAGCAATTATTTGGATTGTTATTAAAGTTAGAATTATTGCCCCTAATGGAATTGGTGCTTTTATTGTATTTCCACCACCGTTATTGTAGTTTCCATTAGATTTTGGTATATAATCAACTGTTATTTTAATTGAGTCGATTCTGATAGCCTCTCCTTGTTTATCAATGAATATAGTAACTGAGTTATCACTTAAATATTTTGTAGCATTCTCTCCATCAATGGTGATAATGGTAGTTGTGACAATATTATTCCCTACTTCTAATACTCCTACATCTTCACCATCTATCTTAACAATATTATTATCATAATCCACATCATAAGCTTTAATTTCTACAGTCATGTTTTGAATATCTATCTCATTTATATCAAAAGTGGAAAATTAAATGTTACATTAATATCCTTATAGCCTACATAGTCATTAGGGTCTGTGAAATTCTCCCAAATTTCCCCATATACCACTCCAATAAAGCTCAAAAAAATTAAGGCAATTAATATTTTCTTCATAAATACCCCCCACAATATTTACACCCATAATATTATTTTTTTCAAACCATATATTTAACCTTATTTTTGAAATTCAAAATACTTAAATTAATAAAAATATATTAATCGATACTATAATTGCTATTAAAACAACAGTCCTTGTTATCTCATTTGAAGCTCCCAAAATATCTCCATTAACTCCACCAAAATGCTTTTTAGCTATTTTAGCCATGCATAAACCAGTAATTATTGCTGTTATTATAGCTATTATAACAATTTTCTTCCCAATGTCATCAAATATCGTTAAAATCAGCATAGTGGGATGGAAACTCTTTCAGATGGGATTTTGCACATTGTATTGCTTTTTGTTAAGTTAAAATCAGACCCCTGGAGATGGAAACCTGCTACCACCGTTGACATCATTAATAGTACTGATAGTGTGATTTAACAATATTAACTTTAA
It encodes:
- a CDS encoding adenosylcobinamide-GDP ribazoletransferase, encoding MLILTIFDDIGKKIVIIAIITAIITGLCMAKIAKKHFGGVNGDILGASNEITRTVVLIAIIVSINIFLLI
- a CDS encoding thermonuclease family protein; the encoded protein is MKPKIYSIILMLLIFVFLGGCIELHNNNFHDSNSDTSNFVNTHEHYYGKVVKVVDGDTVYVNVNGELWKIRLLGVDTPETYRKNNPLNRNHPYLQF